Proteins encoded by one window of Acidimicrobiales bacterium:
- a CDS encoding cupin domain-containing protein — MTGWLGDIEAATKDNETFRTVLFTGSHTQLTVMRLLPGEEIGREVHPDIDQFIRVEVGRARIELGPDEETIAETHEIEDDWAAIIPAGTWHNVVNTGEGELKLYSLYSPAEHPDGTVHQTKAEADAAEAEHH; from the coding sequence ATGACCGGTTGGCTCGGAGACATCGAAGCAGCAACGAAGGACAACGAAACGTTCCGCACCGTGCTCTTCACGGGTTCGCACACGCAACTGACGGTGATGCGGCTGTTGCCCGGCGAGGAGATCGGCCGAGAGGTGCACCCCGACATCGACCAGTTCATCCGGGTCGAGGTGGGGCGGGCTCGGATCGAGCTCGGACCCGACGAGGAGACGATCGCCGAAACCCACGAGATAGAGGACGACTGGGCCGCCATCATCCCCGCGGGCACCTGGCACAACGTGGTGAACACGGGCGAGGGCGAGCTCAAGCTCTATTCGCTCTACTCACCGGCCGAGCACCCCGACGGCACCGTCCATCAGACGAAGGCCGAGGCCGACGCCGCCGAGGCCGAGCACCACTAG
- a CDS encoding VOC family protein: MSGLVLVDPAGGTRLAFQEVPALAPATWPEGTVPQQLHLDFSVGSVEELAVQHDRALSLGARVLQDRSDDADEPLYVYADPAGHPFCIFVPE, encoded by the coding sequence ATGAGCGGGCTGGTGCTGGTCGACCCGGCGGGCGGCACCAGGCTGGCCTTCCAAGAGGTGCCCGCCCTGGCGCCGGCCACGTGGCCCGAGGGGACGGTGCCGCAGCAGTTGCACCTCGACTTCAGCGTCGGCAGCGTCGAGGAACTCGCCGTGCAGCACGACCGGGCGTTGTCGCTCGGCGCTCGCGTGTTGCAAGACCGCTCCGACGACGCCGACGAACCCCTGTACGTCTACGCCGATCCGGCGGGCCACCCGTTCTGCATCTTCGTGCCTGAGTAG
- a CDS encoding class I SAM-dependent methyltransferase — translation MIHGGLAEARTVVDVGAGAGSYEPDDRSVVAVEPSTVMIAQRAPGSAPVVRGVAEALPFADGSFDAAMAILTLHHWRDRAAGCAELRRVARRWVVLTFEPALHREFWLVRDYLPDMPLPDFTVAETADALDAEYVVPLHLPADFTDAVLPAHWRRPEAYLDPAVQAANSGMAALDLQAPMQRLADDLASGAWHRRYRELLRQESFDAGFRLLIGGAPLTGNHSLISQ, via the coding sequence GTGATCCACGGGGGGTTAGCCGAGGCCCGCACGGTGGTCGACGTCGGGGCAGGCGCGGGCTCGTACGAACCCGACGACCGTTCGGTCGTGGCGGTGGAACCCTCGACGGTGATGATCGCCCAGCGCGCGCCCGGCTCGGCACCGGTGGTGCGGGGCGTGGCCGAGGCGCTGCCCTTCGCCGATGGGTCGTTCGATGCGGCCATGGCGATCCTCACCCTGCACCACTGGCGCGACCGGGCCGCAGGCTGCGCCGAACTGCGACGGGTGGCGCGGCGTTGGGTGGTGCTGACCTTCGAGCCCGCGCTGCACCGGGAGTTCTGGCTCGTCCGCGACTACCTGCCCGACATGCCGCTCCCCGATTTCACGGTGGCGGAGACAGCCGATGCCCTCGATGCCGAGTACGTCGTGCCGTTGCACCTACCCGCCGACTTCACCGACGCCGTGCTCCCCGCCCACTGGCGACGGCCCGAGGCGTACCTCGACCCGGCCGTGCAGGCGGCCAACTCGGGCATGGCCGCTCTTGACCTGCAGGCGCCCATGCAGCGCTTGGCCGACGACCTGGCCTCAGGTGCGTGGCACCGCCGCTACCGCGAGCTGCTGCGGCAGGAGTCGTTCGACGCCGGGTTCAGGCTGTTGATCGGTGGAGCACCGCTGACCGGGAATCACTCATTGATTTCGCAGTAG
- the phoU gene encoding phosphate signaling complex protein PhoU, producing MTETRRAFHEELDELQADVVRLGAMAGEAIQAGTDAFLDADLSSVERLIANDKPIDDLMHSIESRTYLLLARQQPMAVDLRTLVTVLRIIHEIERTGDLMVNVAKAARRLYPYELEPKVRGIVHRMREQAAVQLKLAVAAFAERDPGRASALSDMDDVMDDLQKDLFRTIFASQVDDEAGIQRAVQIALVGRYFERIADHAVNTGERVAFMVTGQFPDDYHHAEVKPSED from the coding sequence GTGACCGAAACCAGGCGAGCGTTCCACGAAGAGCTCGACGAACTGCAGGCCGACGTGGTGCGGCTGGGTGCCATGGCGGGCGAGGCCATCCAGGCGGGCACCGATGCGTTCCTCGACGCCGACCTCAGTTCGGTCGAACGGCTCATTGCCAACGACAAGCCGATCGACGACCTCATGCACTCGATCGAGTCGCGCACGTACTTGTTGCTGGCCCGACAGCAGCCGATGGCCGTCGACCTGCGCACGCTCGTGACGGTGCTGCGAATTATCCACGAGATCGAGCGCACGGGCGACCTAATGGTGAACGTGGCCAAGGCGGCGCGGCGGCTCTACCCCTACGAGCTCGAGCCGAAGGTGCGCGGCATCGTGCACCGCATGCGCGAGCAGGCCGCCGTCCAGTTGAAGCTGGCCGTCGCCGCATTTGCCGAGCGCGACCCGGGCCGGGCCTCGGCGCTGAGCGACATGGACGACGTGATGGACGACCTGCAGAAGGACCTGTTCCGCACGATCTTCGCTTCCCAGGTCGACGACGAAGCGGGCATCCAGCGAGCGGTGCAGATCGCCTTGGTGGGCCGCTACTTCGAACGCATCGCCGACCACGCGGTGAACACGGGCGAGCGCGTGGCCTTCATGGTCACCGGGCAGTTCCCCGACGACTACCACCACGCCGAGGTGAAGCCGTCGGAGGATTGA
- a CDS encoding response regulator transcription factor, with translation MAEPRCRVLVVEDEESFVEALTVGLKREGFDVTVARDGRQALDVFEAARPDLVLLDLMLPGLSGIDVCRELRRISRTPVIMVTAKDSEVDTVVGLEVGADDYVTKPYRMRELVARMRAVLRRASADADGAAAVAEEHEVLAAGEVRLDLARHELTVRGEAVPLPRKEFEVLELLMENAGRVLPRESLLDRVWGHDYVGDTKTLDVHIKRIRGKIEDDPAHPTYITTIRGVGYRFEASRPTSGENR, from the coding sequence ATGGCTGAGCCCCGCTGCCGCGTGCTCGTGGTGGAGGACGAGGAGTCCTTCGTCGAGGCGCTGACAGTGGGGCTCAAGCGCGAAGGCTTCGACGTCACGGTGGCCCGCGACGGGCGCCAGGCCTTGGACGTGTTCGAGGCGGCCCGGCCCGACTTGGTGCTGCTCGACCTCATGCTGCCCGGGCTGTCGGGGATCGACGTGTGCCGCGAGCTGCGCCGCATCTCGCGCACGCCCGTGATCATGGTGACGGCCAAGGACTCCGAGGTCGACACGGTGGTGGGCCTGGAGGTGGGGGCCGACGACTACGTCACCAAGCCGTACCGGATGCGGGAGCTCGTAGCCCGGATGCGCGCCGTGCTGCGCCGGGCGAGCGCCGACGCCGACGGAGCTGCGGCAGTCGCCGAAGAGCACGAGGTCTTGGCGGCGGGCGAGGTCCGCCTCGACCTGGCGCGCCACGAGCTCACGGTGCGGGGCGAAGCGGTGCCGTTGCCGCGCAAGGAGTTCGAGGTGTTGGAGCTGTTGATGGAGAACGCCGGGCGGGTGCTCCCGCGCGAGTCGTTGCTCGACCGGGTGTGGGGGCACGACTACGTCGGCGACACCAAGACGCTCGACGTCCACATCAAGCGGATTCGGGGCAAGATCGAAGACGACCCTGCTCATCCGACGTACATCACGACGATCAGGGGTGTCGGCTATCGCTTCGAGGCGAGCCGACCGACCAGCGGGGAGAACCGGTGA
- a CDS encoding ATP-binding protein, translating into MRARRRADVAEATALGASRSAAAEAEARRLREAIEHLPVGVVVVDEHGMEVARNARASAFVGERPTDLLVADVVRQVLATGRDERVVELLGPPARVLRVVAQPLPSGGTVAFVDDESERARVDAVRRDFVANVSHELRTPIGALSVLAETMADEDDPGVLKRLANRLAGEADRAAALVADLLDLSRIEAAPLPMAKVRIDEVVDSAVEVVQPIAERASISVEVAAGPAVSVRGDRDQLVSAVSNLLHNAVHYSDADSRVDVSYGVEGGWLSVAVRDRGIGIPAKDLERVFERFYRVDRARSRRTGGTGLGLAIVRHVATNHGGDVEVSSSEGEGSVFTLRLPVDG; encoded by the coding sequence TTGAGGGCACGACGCCGGGCCGACGTTGCCGAGGCCACGGCGCTGGGCGCCAGCCGGTCGGCGGCCGCCGAGGCCGAGGCTCGGCGCCTGCGGGAGGCCATCGAACACCTCCCGGTGGGCGTGGTGGTGGTGGACGAGCACGGAATGGAAGTAGCGCGCAACGCCCGGGCGTCGGCCTTCGTGGGCGAGCGGCCCACCGACCTGTTGGTGGCCGACGTGGTGCGCCAGGTGCTGGCGACCGGGCGCGACGAACGGGTGGTGGAGTTGCTCGGTCCGCCCGCGCGCGTGTTGCGGGTGGTGGCCCAGCCGTTGCCGTCGGGAGGCACGGTGGCCTTCGTCGACGACGAGTCGGAACGGGCCCGGGTGGACGCCGTGCGCCGCGACTTCGTGGCCAACGTGAGCCACGAGCTGCGCACGCCGATCGGTGCCCTGAGCGTGTTGGCCGAGACCATGGCCGACGAGGACGACCCCGGCGTGTTGAAGCGGCTCGCCAACCGGCTGGCGGGCGAAGCCGACCGGGCCGCCGCCTTGGTGGCCGACCTGCTGGACCTGAGCCGCATCGAAGCGGCACCGTTGCCGATGGCGAAGGTGCGCATCGACGAGGTGGTCGACTCCGCCGTCGAGGTGGTACAGCCCATTGCGGAACGGGCGTCGATCTCGGTGGAGGTTGCCGCTGGTCCTGCGGTGTCGGTGCGCGGCGACCGCGACCAGTTGGTGTCGGCCGTGAGCAACCTGTTGCACAACGCCGTGCACTACTCCGACGCCGACAGTCGGGTCGACGTGTCGTACGGCGTCGAGGGCGGTTGGCTGTCGGTGGCGGTGCGCGACCGCGGCATCGGGATCCCGGCCAAGGATTTGGAGCGGGTGTTCGAGCGTTTCTATCGGGTCGACCGGGCGCGCAGCCGTCGTACCGGCGGTACCGGGCTGGGCCTGGCCATCGTGCGCCACGTGGCCACCAACCACGGGGGCGACGTGGAGGTCTCGTCGAGCGAGGGTGAGGGCTCCGTGTTCACGTTGCGATTGCCGGTCGATGGCTGA
- the pstB gene encoding phosphate ABC transporter ATP-binding protein PstB, which translates to MSKRIETRDLRAWFGSFLAIDGISLTIEPKQVTALIGPSGCGKSTFIRTLNRMHEVIPRARVEGTALLDGDDIYDASVDVTELRRTVGMVFQRPNPFPTMSIRDNVAAGLRLNGMRRKADLDDAVEKSLRGAGLWDEVKHRLDRPGAGLSGGQQQRLCIARAIAVEPEVLLMDEPCSALDPVSTLTIEDLIVDLKDEYTIVVVTHNMQQAARISDITAFFTISGAGEPGRLIEVGETSKIFTKPDDERTEAYITGRFG; encoded by the coding sequence ATGTCGAAGCGCATCGAAACCCGCGACCTGCGTGCCTGGTTCGGCTCGTTCCTCGCCATCGACGGCATCTCGTTGACCATCGAGCCCAAGCAGGTCACCGCCCTCATCGGGCCGTCAGGCTGCGGCAAGTCGACGTTCATCCGCACGTTGAACCGCATGCACGAGGTGATCCCGCGGGCGCGGGTGGAGGGCACCGCGCTGCTCGACGGCGACGACATCTACGACGCCTCCGTCGACGTGACCGAGCTGCGCCGCACAGTGGGCATGGTGTTCCAGCGGCCTAACCCGTTCCCCACCATGTCGATCCGCGACAACGTGGCCGCGGGGCTGCGCCTCAACGGCATGCGCCGCAAGGCCGACCTCGACGACGCGGTGGAGAAGTCGTTGCGGGGCGCGGGCTTGTGGGACGAGGTCAAGCACCGGCTCGACCGCCCGGGCGCGGGCTTGTCGGGCGGCCAGCAGCAGCGGTTGTGCATCGCCCGCGCCATCGCAGTGGAGCCCGAGGTGCTGTTGATGGACGAGCCGTGTTCGGCCCTCGACCCGGTGTCGACCTTGACCATCGAAGACCTCATCGTCGACCTCAAGGACGAGTACACGATCGTCGTCGTCACCCACAACATGCAGCAGGCGGCGCGCATCAGCGACATCACCGCCTTCTTCACCATCTCCGGCGCAGGTGAGCCCGGGCGGCTGATCGAGGTGGGCGAGACGTCGAAGATCTTCACCAAGCCCGACGACGAACGCACCGAGGCGTACATCACCGGGCGGTTCGGTTGA
- the pstA gene encoding phosphate ABC transporter permease PstA, with protein MTRRRFVNALACGLLGAGVVVALIPLVAVLGYVVARGKDAFSIDFLYHSMKGVGPLDRAGGAYHAILGTLEQVAIAAVLAVPLGLAVAVYIVEYGGTRLARTVRFFVDVMTGIPSIVAGLFIFAFWVLGLGQGFSGFAAGLALAVLMLPVVIRSAEEMLRLVPDDLREASYALGIPRWRTTLSVVLPTASSGIVTGVMLAIARVTGETAPLLLTAFGFDAIRRSPFDGPQSGLPLYVFSQAGSSFEPAIERAWAGALTLIGLVLILTVVARLVAARTRVQQS; from the coding sequence GTGACCCGCCGACGCTTCGTCAACGCGCTGGCGTGCGGCCTGCTCGGCGCGGGTGTCGTGGTGGCCTTGATCCCGTTGGTGGCGGTGCTGGGCTACGTGGTGGCCCGGGGCAAGGACGCCTTTTCCATCGACTTCCTCTACCACTCGATGAAGGGCGTGGGGCCGCTCGATCGGGCGGGCGGCGCCTACCACGCCATCCTCGGCACCTTGGAGCAGGTGGCCATCGCCGCCGTGCTGGCCGTGCCGCTCGGGCTGGCCGTCGCCGTCTACATCGTGGAGTACGGCGGCACCCGCCTCGCCCGCACCGTCCGCTTCTTCGTCGATGTGATGACGGGAATCCCCTCGATCGTGGCCGGGCTGTTCATATTTGCCTTCTGGGTGCTCGGGCTGGGGCAGGGCTTCTCCGGCTTTGCCGCCGGGCTGGCCTTGGCGGTGTTGATGTTGCCCGTGGTCATCCGCTCGGCGGAGGAGATGTTGCGGTTGGTGCCCGACGACTTGCGCGAGGCCTCGTACGCACTGGGCATTCCCCGTTGGCGCACCACACTGTCGGTCGTGCTGCCGACCGCTTCGTCGGGCATCGTCACCGGCGTGATGCTGGCCATCGCCCGGGTGACGGGGGAGACGGCGCCGCTGCTGCTCACCGCCTTCGGCTTCGACGCCATTCGCCGTTCGCCGTTCGACGGCCCGCAGTCGGGCTTGCCCCTGTACGTGTTCTCACAGGCGGGTTCGTCGTTCGAGCCCGCCATCGAACGGGCGTGGGCCGGGGCACTCACCCTCATCGGCCTCGTCCTCATCCTCACCGTGGTGGCCCGCCTGGTGGCGGCGCGCACCCGCGTCCAGCAGAGCTAG